DNA sequence from the Candidatus Sulfuricurvum sp. RIFRC-1 genome:
TGAGATCATCGGAGCAATCGAGCGTGGTGAGATCAAAGCGCTGTGGGTTGTTGCGACTAATCCGCTGGTCAGTTTCGTCGATCAGAGACGCTTACGTGCCGCCCTTGCCAAACTTGATCTCCTCGTCGTACAGGATGCGTTTATGTCCGATACGGCAGAACTTGCCGATGTCGTCTTCTCTGCCGCAACATGGGGAGAGAAAGAGGGAACCTACACCAACTCCGAGCGCCGCTGTAACCGCGCGAACAAGGCGATCAACCCTCCGGGCGAAGCCAAAAGCGATTTTGATATTTTTCTTGAGTTCAGCGGTTATTTCGAGGGGGTCAAAGAGTTAATCTATCCCAACTGGGAAACACCGGCCGATGCGTTCGAGGAGTGGAAACGGGTCACGCAGGGACAGCTGTGCGACTATTCGGGTATGAGCTATGAAATGATGGAACGTAGCGGAGGAATACAGTGGCCGTGTAACGAACAATTCCCCCTCGGTACGCCGAGACTTTATACCCCTGAAATCGGTTTTCGCACCCTTGATGGCAAAGCCAAACTCCTGAGCTTGGAATGGATACCGCTCCAAGAGCCGACAGTCGAGCAGTTCCCCGTTATTCTCAATACAGGCCGCACCGTCGAGCAGTGGCACACCCGTACCAAAACACGAGAAATCGGTATCCTCAACGATTTGGCTCCCGAAGCGTGGGTCGATATTAATCCTGCCGATGCCGAACAATTGGAGGTCAAAAGCGGAGATCGTCTCTCCATCAGCTCACCGCGCGGACGGGTCGATAATATCGTGGTACGGGTGACACAGACGGTACGGGAGGGAAATGTCTTTGTCCCGTTTCATTTTAACACCCAGCTCATTAATACCCTCACTCCGAGTCTATTTTGCCCTAAATCGGGAGAACCGAATTTTAAACAAACCGCCGTTCAGCTCCACTCGCAGAAAGTACCGGAGGGGATCAAAATGAAGTCTCCACAGATCAGCGGTGAAATCACATTCCAAAGAACGGATGCTGATCTGCGAATAGAGGAAAAAACGTTAGAACAGGCGGTTATTTAAACGAGACTTTTGCATACCGATCGATAATCCATTCAGCAACCGCTTGTTTTTCATCCTCATTCAACTTCCCTTTGAGGGAGGGCATAATTCCAAATTTTTCAATCGCCATCGGGTGACACATACTATATTGCACACTAGGATTTTCGATGTAGTCTTTGATAAATGCAATCGTCACACGACGCTTCACATCCTCATCCTCATCGGCAATAATAATATTCTCTTTGAGTCGATTGGAAACTTCTACCATAGGAGGAGCCTTGAGAGTGTGAAGTACTTTTATCACCTCTTTTTTCTCCATCATTTCAACGTGACATTGCATACAGTTTTTTTGATAGACACTATACCCGTCTGCCCCGTATAGCGAAAGAGCAACCCCCAGTATCATCCCCATTTTAATCATATAATTCTCCCTTCTTCTAACATTTTTAATTTGATAACACCATCATCGCGATGATCGATTAAAATCCGTTTAACCCGATCCTGCCATGCAGATTGAAAGGCTTCACGTGTCTTCATATCACCTTTTCCGCTCAAAATCATTCCAAGCCATTCTTGCATCTGCGGATGAGCTGAAACGATCTTTGGATTGTAACTTAAGCAAACACTTCGATCGGTATCGATCCGCTCCAACACCATATCGCCCTCTAATCCCTCATCAAAATAGAGGAGATTTCGTCGATCAAATCGTCCGCCCAAACCATGAAATCCACTCGATTCAGTCGCTCCGGTAATCATGGATGCAACATTGGCGATTACCCCGATAACGCCATCGCCAAGCTTTCCTTTGATCGTAACGCGAATCTCTCCCCGAACAGGGACGCTTTCAGGGTATAAAAGGGCAAGCCCTTGCTGCAGCATACGATAGGCCCCTGCAACCGTGGGACAGGAGTGCCCCGCTAATTTAACCGCATCGGCATAGCTATATTCCATGATCCCGCCTGAAGCGGCACCCAGAATATCTGCGAGGGGATCAGCCATTGTGATTACGGGAACATTGTTAAAAAAAATAGGAAAAGACATACGCATAACTCCTTTTAATTTAGGAGATTATAATGTTTCATAAGCGTATGGATATTGATATATATCAATTTGTCTCTCTTAATCCTATGCGTTACTAATTATGTGTACAATTGCTTTTATAAAAAAGTAACCCCATACAAAAGAGATGCCCATGACTTTCCCTCCGGCAAAATTACAACAAATCAAAGAATCGACCGAAATCTACAAACACGAAGTGACTACGCTTAATACGCTGATTCACCAAGAATCCGATGACAATCGTCTCGACATGCTTTACTACCTCCGTGCGATCTCCACGATACAACACTGCAACCGTATCGGACTGCTCGATGCGGAAGAGATGGAAGAGAGTTACATGGAAGCACTGGGAGAAGAAGTCTCCCGCTACTTCCCACATAAGGACGATTCAGAACTCTTTGATGATATTGCCGTACTCGAAGAAGATGTCAAAAGCGGTTTTTTCGATGACCCTGAAGGCTCCAAAAAAAGATTACTGGATGCCTTGAAAATTACCTTATAAATTTGAATGCTTATGATTTCTGACCTTGCGTATAGTGTTTATATCCTCAGATGCAGTGATAGCACTCTCTATACCGGAATCACCAACAATCTGGAAAAAAGGATAATGGAGCACAATACCTCGGATCGCGGAGCCAAATATACCCGCTATCGCCGTCCGGTAACCTTGGTCTACCATGAAGCACATGAAAATAAAAGCGAAGCACTAAAACGAGAAATTGCTATTAAAAAAATGCCCCGATCCAAAAAAGAGAAGCTGTTATAAATTTTTCATTATCGATTTAAAGCTACACTTCCACATCTAAATTATTGCAGGATTTTTCATGACCCAAATACTCATCCTTATTGTCGTTGTTGCCATTTTTTACTGGCTTTCCCGCAGTTTTTCCCAAAACCAGCATACCTATACCCGCAATCAGTTCGCAGGTTTTAAGCTCAATAAAGACGCCCTTGCACACAGTGAACTCGGACTGTTTGTCGCCCTCTCCGCCAAAGTCGCCAAAGCCGATGGTCGTGTCGATGAGCTCGAAGCGGAACTCGTGAGCAATATGTTCACCGATATCAGCGCCCTATTCCCTGATCCCGAAGCAACCAAAAAACTGCTCAAAGAGATTTTTGATGAAGAGAAAAATGCTCCGCACAATCTCGATCTCGTAGCTCAGGCACTCTACAAAACATTGGAAAAAGATGTTCACAAACGTCAAAAAATGGTGGAGTTTCTCGTCAATCTCACCTACATCGACGGAACCCTCTCTCAGAGCGAAGAAGATATGCTTCACCGTATCGCGTACCATTTAGGGTTTAGTGAGCTGGATCTAAAAGCGATGATGGAGCGTTTTGGTTCCTACCACCGCAACAGTGTCAAAGAGAGTTCGATCGATCAAGCCTATGCACTCTTAGGGGTTACCGCCGAAGCGACGAATGATGAAGTGAAAAAAGCCTACCGCGCACTGGTTCGAGAATATCATCCTGACATTATTAAATCTCAAGGGGCTTCGGAGGAATATCTCAAAGAAGCCACAGAGAAAGTGCAGGATATCAACGCCGCCTATGAGATGATTAAAAAATCTCGCGGTATCTAGAAAGGGCTAATAGCTCCCTTCTCCTACCGTGATGACATAATTGTCATCCACTTCCACAACGCCGAATGAATGTTGACCGCAAAAGCTCTCATTCATCTCTTGCGCCCATGCACGAGCGATTCTCATCGCATTTTCTTTATCATCCAATGTTTTGATTTGAGGCATTTTTTTCCGTATTGCACATTTACACAGTTTTTCAACCACTACATGATGTTCCATAATTTCCTCCTATTAGTGATCGGACTTGCATCCACAGCCGCCACCGACCATACCGATGACAAAATTGTCATTCACTTCCACCAGCTGAAACTCATGTTTGCCGCAAAAGTGTCCATTCATATATGCCATTTGTGTTTCCGCAGCTTCCAAGGCCGTATCTTTCGCCTCAAAAGTAGTAATTTGAGCCAATCCCTCTTTTTTGGCACAGCTGCACAATTTTTCGATAACAACGTGATGTTCCATAGTCTAATCCTTATGAGTTGATTGTTATTACCTCTGCATAGAGTGTTCCAGATGAGCTTTTATCGATAGTTAAAAAAAGAATATTCATGCTATTTTATTGTGTTATAATCTTCCATACCGCATCTTTGAAAGAGAACCATGGAGATCAATAATCACCAAAGCATTAAAAGTGCCTTCTGGGTCTCTATTCTTTATCTTATTTTCGGATTTCTTTGGATCTATTTCTCCGATTCAGCGGTCGAAGCGATTGCAACCAACCATCATCAGCTTAGCTTACTGCAAACCTACAAAGGGTGGTTTTTTATTCTGATCACTTCCATATTACTTTATCTCCTTACCTATCAATTTTTGTACACACAATTTCTTCAATATTCCAAAAACATCGCCGAACAGATCCGATACCAAAAAACTATTTTAGACGCAAAAGAGAGATTTGATCGCCTCGCTCATCACGATCCTTTGACCAATTT
Encoded proteins:
- a CDS encoding TerB family tellurite resistance protein, encoding MTQILILIVVVAIFYWLSRSFSQNQHTYTRNQFAGFKLNKDALAHSELGLFVALSAKVAKADGRVDELEAELVSNMFTDISALFPDPEATKKLLKEIFDEEKNAPHNLDLVAQALYKTLEKDVHKRQKMVEFLVNLTYIDGTLSQSEEDMLHRIAYHLGFSELDLKAMMERFGSYHRNSVKESSIDQAYALLGVTAEATNDEVKKAYRALVREYHPDIIKSQGASEEYLKEATEKVQDINAAYEMIKKSRGI
- a CDS encoding GIY-YIG nuclease family protein — protein: MLMISDLAYSVYILRCSDSTLYTGITNNLEKRIMEHNTSDRGAKYTRYRRPVTLVYHEAHENKSEALKREIAIKKMPRSKKEKLL
- a CDS encoding c-type cytochrome; this translates as MIKMGMILGVALSLYGADGYSVYQKNCMQCHVEMMEKKEVIKVLHTLKAPPMVEVSNRLKENIIIADEDEDVKRRVTIAFIKDYIENPSVQYSMCHPMAIEKFGIMPSLKGKLNEDEKQAVAEWIIDRYAKVSFK